GAAAGCCCCTCAGATGGCGCGGGTCAGTCTGGGGGGAGGGAGTAGGAATGGTGGAGGTTCAGCTGAGAAGCAGGCCAGGGCCAACCCCCCTTGAGGAGTTGAAGGAGGTCCCAGAGCACTCCCCATGTTATAGATGTGGAAACTGGGGTTCCACAAAGTAAACAGCTGGCCCAGGGTGACCAGACTGTGAAAGGGACTACTGGGAGTCCCACGTGACTCCATCTGTCTCCATCCTGGtccctcctgttctctctccaggATGTCATTCAGGTCTCTAAGAAGTTCCTGCCGAGCATGGCTGTTGGCTACTCCAGCTCAAAGCTGACCCTTCATGTGGGTGACGGATTTGAGTTCATGAAACAGAACCAGGACGCCTTTGACGTCATCATCACTGACTCCTCGGACCCCATGGGTAGGCAGAGGGTGCGCCAGGGCCTCCAGCAGCTGCCAGCCTCCCCCCTGCACAGCAGGCCTGAGTTGCAGACTCAGAGGACCCCGAGCTAGGACAGCACTTTTCCCTTCTCAGTTGTCCCCTTCCCCTCAAACATGGCTCAGAAGAGTAGGGGGCCCAGGCCACTGCTCAGAGTTCACAGTTAGTTGAGGACCTGGAGGAGAGGGGGACTCTGGCCTCAGCCCACTGAGTCCCCAGTTTCCTCGTTAGCCTCCTCTCTGCCCTTGACAGGCCAGCATCAGGGCCGGGGAGGGTTCTCCTTTTAAACCAAGGCCCAGGGTGGGGGCGTCCCTGTGCGATGGGAATGGGAATCCCCTGGGAATGGGGTTGCAGTGTGGAACCGCCTGGGATGCGGGGGCAGTGGCCTCTGTACCTGTCAAAAGCATCTTCTTCACGGTTGGTTACTGAATTCCACAGACCagggttcaagtcccagttctGCTGCCTGGCAGCTGGGGGTGGCGGGAGGACTATGTAGTGGGGTGATGGGGCCCCTGCCCCCTAGGCCAGGCTCTGGAGGACTCAGCCAGAATGTGTTCATTGTCACTCGCCCCTCTCTCCCCACAGGCCCTGCTGAGAGCCTCTTCAAGGAGTCCTATTACCAGCTCATGAAGACGGCCCTCAAGGAAGACGGGATTCTCTGCTGCCAGGGTGAGCGCCCGGAGCAGTTTGGCATCCCGGGCAGGCGGGCGGGCAGGGTGGGGCCGCCATCGTGCCAATGCTGACACTGCCTCCCCCCAGGCGAGTGCCAGTGGCTGCACCTGGACCTCATCAAGGACATGCAGCACTTCTGCAGATCGCTCTTCCCCGTGGTGGCCTACGCCTACTGCACCATCCCCACCTACCCCAGCGGCCAGATCGGCTTCATGCTGTGCAGCAAAAACCCAGTGAGCTTCTGGCTGTCCTGGGGGTGTGAGGGGGCAGATGGGCATGGAGAGCACTCCCCTGatgcccctgccccgccccagaGCACCAACTTCCAGGAGCCGGTGAGGCAGCTGACGCAGAAGCAGGTCGAACAGATGCAGCTGAGATACTACAACTCTGACGTGCACCGGGCAGCCTTCGTCCTGCCCGAGTTTGCCCGCAAGGTGAGCCCCTGGTGGGGCGGGCCTGGTGGGGGCACCCAGGCGCCCTGAGAGGCCTACCTCGGCCCCTACATGACCCAGCATTCTCCTGATGAGGCCCCATGTCCCACCAGGCCCTGAATGATGTGAGCTGAGCCCAGGAGCCACTGCCAACATTGCCCAGGACCTCGGGCCGCCAGGGAGCCCTGGACAAGACCCCTGCCAGCACACCCGCCAACCAAGTGTTACAGGCCCCAGAATGCTGCCCAGCCTGCTGCTGGCCGgactgtctgtttgtctgtctgtctgtctttctctctctgtggtgTTCAGCCTCCAAGCCTATACCAGCTGTGTACAGCACCATCTTCGCCCTCTGTCTCCCCTCACTCACCAAACACATGTATTTATAACAAAGTTCTGAATCGTGTGTTCCCAGACCTTGAATGGGCCTGGCGGGGCTGCCCCAGCCATTATTGGGCatttctgtgtgccaggctctgagctGGACCCAGAGTCTGTCCTCCAAGTGTCTGCCACGTGTCTGCCAATAGGCAGGGTGGGCCCTTGTCCTCCGGTACCAGCGACACAGCAGTCATCAAACTGGACCCAAATCTGTCCTGAGAAGCTGTCTTAGTCATTCTTTCGCCCAGCCCCACACAGATGGTGATAGACTAGGGGTCAGGGCTGTGATGTTGACAGGATCAAGGTGGGGCCACTCTGGGGCTGTACCTTCTCACACGACCCTGCAGTGTTCATGGAAGATGGGGGGACAGACTGTCAGGTTCCACCTGGGGTGGGGGCTGTAGGGGACTCCAGGCGGCTGCTTGGTCTGGGTATAGTTACTTGAGCCCGTTTGTTTAAGCACATCAGGCGCCCTGACATGGCACAGAATTCAGGCTTGGGTTCCAATCCTGTCTGCCCCCCTCCTGGGTTCCTGCTGCTAAATTCCTGGAACCCGCTGGCCAAGTGCTGGGAGGTTGAGAAAGCAGGTGTGGGTGGCCACACCAGGATCGGGCCCTCTCCATGGTGCTGAAACCCGGTCTGTGCCCGGGTGCCTCACCCCTCCTGAAGGTCAGGACTGAGATTGGTGTTGGCAGAGGAGCCGCCACAACTGGGTgcaggctggaggaggggttcTGTAGCTTGCTTCAGTCTCAGGACCCACAGCCATCAGCCCAGAGGCGCTGCTGAGGATGCATTGCCCTGGGAGACTTAGGGGCAGGGAGCAGGACAAGGGAGTAGACCCGGCCTGCTGGTGGTGCTGGAGCACTCCCTGGCTCCATCCCTACTCTGGGCAGCTACCTTGGACCTCATTCAGCGGGTACTGGGAATACATCatcatgggggtggggagcaagcaGGCAGCTTTGCAACCAACTCCTTGAGCACACACCTGGACCTCACCCCCATGAACTAACTCACTGGCCTCAGCACCTGACACGTGACCTAGCTCAGCAAGTATGGCCCCAAGCTACTGTCCCCATTCCATCTTCAAATTCCAGGACAGTCTTCAAATCCCATCTTGGGAGCCAATATCACATATCACATGCAACCCAGGGTCTTCCCACTCCCAGGGATACCAGGTCAAATCCGGCCTTATCTGGGCTGTGATTTTTGTATCAGAAGAAGACGCTGTGGCTAGTTATGGAGTGCTGACCCACCATGTGTCTCAATTCCTTTAACCTCCGCAACCACCTGTGAGGAAGGTGCTATTAACCTACACGGGAAGGTTACGTGACACGTTCATGAGCAGGCAGGGGAGGATGCACCAGGCAGGTGGCCTTCCAAAGGCTGCTCCATTCTGCTTAGCCCTGCCTGGTTCTGCAGCTCAGCCCGAGCACCCCGGGCTTCCATCAGGGACATCCAACCAGAGGTCTATTCTCAGGGCCCCTCCCCCTAGCCCTTCTTACCGACCATGTTCCAGGAAGGTCCATCCTGAGGGCAACACAGGGAGGgtggacacaggagggaggggggtCCATCTCAGAGGGCTGAACCCGTGTCTGTGTCTGAACTCCAGTGACTTGAGCCACTCAACTCCCAATCTGGTTaccccacctgtaaaatgggagagaTGGTCCTCACTTAATCCAGGCTTCATTAAGAATTCTGCATCTCTCATTCGGTGTTCATTAAACTAGTAAAAATCAGAATGGCTTCTCAGGGCAGAGGAAGAAGGGGCGAGAGGGTCCATGTTATTTCTCAAAATTAGTCATGCCCCTGGTTTAAGGGTTCAGTAATTTGAATAGTTCCATGTgaattattagaagaaaaatggcAGGCAGTCCTGTGCCTACTTTTCCTTCCCACCCTGGAGGCGGCCatattccttcctgtctctgcgTCACATGCTTGTATTACTACTTCCCAACCTGTCACTTCTACTCATGATCTGTTGAATTTTCCACTAGGGAAGATAAGGATTTCCCTTGTTCCTTCCCTGTCCCTACCCCATACTCGCAACAATTAAATGGTAATCTTGCTTAGCTCAATATTCAGTGTTACACTGTTGCAGCTACATAAATGCCACTCATAGCAGAGGCAGCAGTAAAGAGACCTCTTTCTCTTCTGCACAGCTTCGTTTTCTCTGGAGGGTTTTTGGGGATTATTTTTGTTCACTTAGTTTTCAACAAATTTATCACTGATAtaaccccaaactttttaccaaATTCTCTAAAGCTCTTTAAGATTTGcggatgcgcctgaccaggcagtggcgcagtggatagagcatcggactgggatgcgaaggaactgggttggagaccccgaggtcgccagcttgagcacgggctcatcttgtttgagcaaaagctcaccagcttggacccaaggtcgctggctcgagcaaggggttactcggtctgctctaggcccgcggtcaaggcacatatgagaaagcaatcaatgaacaactaaagtgttgcaatgcacaacgaaaaacatgattgatgcttctcatcttctccgttcctgtctgtccctgtctatccctctcactgactctctctctgtctctgtaaaaaataataataataataatcttattttttattttattttttttatttttattcttctttcttagaggggggggagagagagagaggagagagagagatgggggaggagctggaagcatcaactcccatatgtgccttgaccaggcaaacccagggtatctaaccggcgacctcagcatttccaggtcggcgctttatccactgcgccaccacaggtcaggcataataataatctttaaaaataaagaaaaaaaaagatttgtggatgccctgaccaggcagctcagttggttagagcttcgtcctgatacgccaaggttgcagttttgatcttcggtcagggcacacacaagaatcaaccaataaatgcataaatcaatgaaacaacaaactgatgtttctctttcatcCTCTCTAAAGGTTTTATTATTCTGGATACTCAGGAGGACACTTTCATTTCtatcctttttattgtttttttttcctttttaaaaaggaaaaagaaagtattaaaaaattcttttcaaaaacaattcattttgggggtttttttcagAGGGACACTTTCAATCAGTGAACTCAGGTTCTCTTCAATTCtggaagatttccttcttttgttcaaaatttcctcttctgtttttttaccttttttttctggaattcctGTTactctatttctatttatttatttttaaatttatttactgatgttagagaggaagggacagcaagagacagaaacattgatctgttcctgtgtgcgccctgaccagggatcaatcctgcaacctttgtgtatctggacgatgctctaaccaatcaagctatccagccagggctaattttttttaaaggttttttattgattggttttatttttaagagagagagagagagagaaaagaaaaggcaggtggagtgggaagtatcaactacTAGtcacttctcgtatgtgccttgaccaggcaagcccagggtttcaaaccagcgacctcagtgttccaggtcaatattctatccattgtgccaccacaggtcaggcagggcaaatttttattgattgattttagagagaggaagggagagagagagaaacattgatttgttgttccacccatccatgcattcactggttgattcttgaatgtgccttggccagggattgaacctgcaactttggcatgtcaggacgatgctctaatcaactgagccacccagctaaGGCTTACTGTATATTTGACATAATGTATAGGGCTTCTaagttctttaatatttttcatttcctttttactctgttttctggaagatattttcaaacattttattactttttctttctttctttttttacttattgattttagaaagagaaagggagagagagaaatatcaatttgttgttccacttatttatgcactcactggttgagtcctgactgggattgaatccacaaccttaatgtatcaggacgatgttctaaccaacagctacccagccagggctcttaattctctttttaaatagcACCCTGTTCttgcttctctttttcctctgaaggtatttataattgttttacttTGGTTTGGGGCATTTTCTTTTCCCtgctttgtttctgtattttttggtCGATtacttgacttctttttttaatctttctccaTGTTTGGAGTTTTCCTTGGTATTCCTTGAATGTTCTGCTCCTGTGTTAGAGTGGGGATGAAAAAGTTCaagaacctgcctgaccaggcggtggcgcagcgggtagagcattggactgggatgcagaggacccaggttcgagaccccgaggtcgccagattgagcgcgggctcatctggtttgaataaaaagcccaccagcttgaacccaaggttgctggctccagcaaggggttactcggtctgctgaaggcccacggtcaaggcacatatgagaaagcaatcaatgaacaactaaggtgttgcaacgcgcaacgaaaaactaatgattgatgcttctcatctctctccattcctgtctgtctgtccctgtctatccctctctctctctgaaaaaaaaaaaaaaaaaaagttcaagaacCTGACTGGGGCTTGTCAAGTGACATTCCCTGCGGGTGATGGCGGCTGAGCCACTTGCATGTAGAACCTTCAAACCAGTATCTTTAGGTCTTTCCTGTTGGGCTAGTCACACTTcccagagaagagggagaagcgtGGATAGCAGCCAGATTCTAGGAGTTGGGTTAGGAGTCAGGTTAGGGTTCTCAGTATCCAATCTATTTGCTTAATGCCCTTGTTAATGTGGGACTCCTCATTGCACTTCCTCTAAGAATCAGTctccaagccctggctgggtggctcaaggGATAAAGTGCTGACCCGAAGCACCAGAGATTGTGAGTTCAACacccacccagtcagggcacgtacaagaagcaatcaataagtacacaactaaatggaacagctaagtgaaatgagttgatgcttttccctCACTCTTTTCTGTCCCTTTagctttctctctcaaatcaatgaaaaaaattaaaaaaagaatcaatcttCAGCCCTGGCACGCAGAGGTTgggggttcgatccttggtcagggcacatacaggaacagactaatgtttctgtctctctcgctctaaaaccaataaataaattttaaaaaataaagagaatgagaaTTACACATACAAGGTAATAAAACCCCAAAATGACAGCATCAGGACAAAGACTCAGTCCCCagccctggccgaatagctcaattgggtagagcattgtcccaatatgcaaaaggttgcaagttcaattccTTCGgtccctggtcgaggcacatacaggaatgggtcaatgtttctatctctctttctctctctaaaataaatacattttttaaaagttaagatagaattatttgcctgacctgtggtgacacagtgtatagagcgtcgacctggaatgctgaggtcgctagtttgaaaccctgggattgtctggtcaaggcacacatgggagttgatgcttcctgctcctccccccttctctctctctcactctctctctctcttctctaaaatgaataaataaataaatctttatatatatatgattatttaaaaaaaggaatccaggccctggtcagttggctcagtggtagagcatcggcctggcgtgcaggagtcccggtttcaattcccggccagggcacacagaagaaacgcccatctgcttctccacccctccccctctccttcctctctctctctctcttcccttcctgcagccgagaggctccattggagcaaagttggcccgggcgctggggatggctctgtggcctctgcctcaggcgctagaatggctctggatgcaacagagcaatgccccagatgggcagagcatcgccccctggtgggcgtgccgggtggatcccggttgggcgcatgcgggagtcggtctgactgcctccctgtttccaacttcagaaaaatacaaaaaaaaaaaaagagagagagagaaaaaaggaatccGTCTCTAGGAACCTAGCATGCATATGATGTCTGACTACTCTCACAGGTCCCCAAACATATGTATGTACTAAATTTGGTGattttctcttgcaaaaaaacaaacaaaaaaaaccacaaaaaaacaaaaacttggagtggggggggggtaatCAGTTTCAAGTTTCTTCTGGGGTCAGGGGATGGGAAATAAGAATTGGCTGGCTTCTTAATTAACACTTCCAGAAGAACTTGGTGTTGCCAATTCCCAAACTAATTCCTGATCCCACTGCCAACTCGGAGTTGCCTTCCAGAGAGCTGTTTTCACCGGTCCATCTGtttttccagcttccagaatgTTGGTGCTGGCTCCTCTCCCATGTTTGCCATCCTCGTGGACTCAGGTGTCCTATACAGCAAGTTTGCAAGAGGGAGCAAGAGCAGATGCGTGGCTGCGTTCCTCCGTCCCTACCTAGAGCATCGCTGTGGACGCCTGGGCAGCCTCAGGTCACCCATTGAGGAGACACAGAGGTTAAGGGTGACCGGATCCAGCTCCTGGCTTCTGGAGTGTCCTATCCCCTCTGCCTTGCTGTCTGGGCAGGCAGGAGCCATGGGGTCAATTCCCAGAATTCCAGGGTCCGCCCGCTGCAGGGCTGGGCCAGGTGTTGGACAAACAGATCAAAGGTGAGACTGTGCGAATCCAGACCGGCCTGGCCAGCCTGAGGGGCGCACCATGAGGTGGGTGGGAGCCCCGCAGCCCCGCCGGCAGGGGGAAGCGTGCCGCAGGCCCTCGGCCCTCACCTGCCCCCGTGCCGCCCGCCCGCAGGCTGCTCACCCTCCTGAGCCTGCTGTGGGGCGCGGCAGCCGCCCCCGGGGACCCGCAGTGGCCCAAGCCCGTGTTCGGGCGCCTGGCGTCCCCAGGCTTCCCGGGGACGTATGCCGACAACCAGGAGCAGCGCTGGACCCTGACGGCGCCCCCGGGGTACCGCCTGCGTCTCTACTTCACCCACTTTCACCTGGAGCTCTCCTACCTCTGCGAGTACGACTTCGTCAAGGTGCCCGCAGGACAGGGGCCCCGAgagccggccagggctggggggggggcacccgGCAGGGGGTCTGGcctgggggggggcgggaggccCGGCAGGGGGTCTGGCCTCGGGGGGCGGGGAGGCCCGGCAGGGGGTCTGGCCTCGGGGGGGGGCACCCGGCAGGGGGTCTGGCctcggggggggggcgggaggccCGGCAGGGGGTCTGGCCTCGGGGGGGGGCGGGAGGCCCGGCAGGGGGTCTGGCCTCGGGGGGGGGCGAGGAGGCCGTGGGTCCCGCGGTGCCTCCCAGCGACGCCCGCCCTCCAGCTGAGCTCGGGACCCGCGGTGCTGGCCACGCTGTGCGGCTGGGAGAGCACGGACACGGAGCGCGCCCCCGGCAACGACACCTTCTACTCGCCCGGCCCCAGCCTGGACGTCACCTTCCGCTCCGACTACTCCAACGAGAAGCCCTTCACGGGCTTCGAGGCCTTCTACGCGGCCGAGGGTGAGCTGAGGGTAGGCCCGGGGGCTGAGATGACCGCGGGGTACAGCGCCGCATAGGCCAGGCCGGCCGCCCCTGCGGCGTCCCCACCTCCCAGGCGGGATTCCTGCCAGTCCAGCCAGAGAGAAGTTCTCTTCCCTCTGACACCATCTGCAATGCAAACAGCAATCCCAGCCAGACCTCCGCGCGGACTGAGCCCCACTCCCTGCTGTGCGGGGGCTGAGACCTGGCCACCCTCACGActtagggggggagggggcgctcACAGACGGACAGGAAGCTCCACCAGCCCGAGCTGAGGACACACAGAGTTTGGCCCCCCCGTGTCTGCCTGTGGGTGGTCTTTGAGTCTGACGTTGATTTCAGATTCTGGCCCCTGCAGGGAGCAGCTGTGCAACCTTGGTCAAGTGgctcaacctctctgtgctccTCAGGAGGCTGCTGTAATGGTGGGGTGGACCTGTGTGGTAGTCCTACCCACTGCCCCCTGGGTTCTATTGTCAGCTGCTCCCTTCACTCACCTTGAGCAGGACACAGCCTGTCATGGATTTTCAAGAGGCgttatttccttctccc
The Saccopteryx bilineata isolate mSacBil1 chromosome 3, mSacBil1_pri_phased_curated, whole genome shotgun sequence DNA segment above includes these coding regions:
- the MASP2 gene encoding mannan-binding lectin serine protease 2 isoform X2, producing MRLLTLLSLLWGAAAAPGDPQWPKPVFGRLASPGFPGTYADNQEQRWTLTAPPGYRLRLYFTHFHLELSYLCEYDFVKLSSGPAVLATLCGWESTDTERAPGNDTFYSPGPSLDVTFRSDYSNEKPFTGFEAFYAAEDIDECQVPPGEAPICDHHCHNHLGGFYCSCRAGYVLHQNKRTCSEQSL
- the SRM gene encoding spermidine synthase, whose translation is MEPGPDGPAASGPAAIREGWFRETCSLWPGQALSLQVEQLLHHQRSRYQDILVFRSKSYGNVLVLDGVIQCTERDEFSYQEMIANLPLCSHPNPRKVLIIGGGDGGVLREVVKHSSVESVVQCEIDEDVIQVSKKFLPSMAVGYSSSKLTLHVGDGFEFMKQNQDAFDVIITDSSDPMGPAESLFKESYYQLMKTALKEDGILCCQGECQWLHLDLIKDMQHFCRSLFPVVAYAYCTIPTYPSGQIGFMLCSKNPSTNFQEPVRQLTQKQVEQMQLRYYNSDVHRAAFVLPEFARKALNDVS